GCAGGTGCACGGCCTCGGGTGACGGGGCCGGCGCCGTGTCGAGTGCCGTGGTGGCCTCGATGTCGATTCCCAGGAGGACCTCGGGCAGCACGAGGACCGCCTGCGTGCCCCCGTAGATGTTGCTCTGGAGACGTACGGCGATGCCGTGCCGGCGAGCCAGGGAGGCGACCACGAACAGCCCGATCCGCCCGTCCTGCAGCAGATGGGCGACGTTGACCTGGTCGGGGTCCGCGAGCAGGGTGTTCATCCGCTTCTGCTCGGGGCCCGGCATGCCCAGCCCCCGGTCCTCCACCTCCAGCGCCAGACCCGCGGTGACGCGCTGGGCGCGCAGCAGGACCTGGGTGTGCGGTGCGGAGAACACCGTCGCGTTCTCGACGAGTTCGGCGAGGAGGTGGATCACGTCGGCGACAGCGTGTCCGCGCAGGGTGCCGTCGATCGGCGGGACCAGTTTGACCCGTGGATACTGTTCGACCTCGGCGATCGCCGAGCGGAGCACCTCCGTCATGGTCACGGGACTGCTCCACTGCCGCCGCGACACGGCGCCGCCGAGGACGGCGAGGTTCTCCGCGTGCCTGCGGATGCGGGTGGCGAGATGGTCGACGTGGAAGAGGCCCTTGAGCAGGTCCGGGTCCTCGACCTGGTTCTCCAGCTCGTCCAGGATCTGGATCTCGCGGTGCACGAGGGACTGCAGCCGCCGGGCGAGGTTGACGAAGACCTCGACCTTCTGTTCGTCGCCGTTGCTGCGGAAGAGCTGCGAGGCCTCGACGACGGCCGCCACCGCACTGTCCTGCGCACGGTTCATCTCCTGGTCGAGGAGGTCGAAGGCGTCCGCGTCCGCGGCGGCGGGGGGCGTGGCCCGGCGGGCCGGCAGGGGCTCTCCGTCACGGATCTGCTCCACGAGACGCTGGAGCTCCGCCTGGTGCTGCGCTCCGGTGCGCCGGAGCGTCAGAGCGCGGTCGAGCACCGCGGTGGACACACGGCCGGCGCCGAGGAAGGCCGCCGCCACCGCCGCCACTGCGAGCGCGCCGGATCCGCCGAGTGCCGCCAGAAGGCTGCCGGAGGGGCGTACTCCGGAGGCCCGGACGGTGAAGATGACGGCTGCGGCTCCGCTGAGCAGAGCCGCCACGGTCGGCAGGAGCGCCGTGCGCATCAGCTGGGGTCGCAGGCGGCCGTCGGGGGCGGGCTGAGCGGCGCGCGGCCGGCTCGTGGCCGAGTGGGAACGGCCGCCCGGACGGCCGTGCCGTCCGCCTTCGCGGCGTTCCGGTCGCGCGTCGGGTGCGCGAAGTTGAGACATCGTCGTCCTCGGTACGTGGGGCACCAGGAATCGGCATTCGTGTGGTGACACCTACGGTGGTCGGTCAGGCCCGGGTCAACGGCTGGGGTGGACTCGACCGATAGGAGCCCACCGTTGATCACCGGCAACACACGGTAGTCGTCAATCGCGCGTGCTCGGCGTGCAGTTGTCGAAGTTGCCCGCCGGACGTCCCGCTCTGGTATGACACCTCGCACAGACAGCCGAATCCGGCAACCGCCAAATCCGGGAGGATGTACGGACTTCGACTTCTTCTGCGAACCGCGCGGGTGGGCGGGGGGAGTCGCACCCGGTGTCACCGCCGGTGCACCGGCCGAGGAGGACCTCTTGACCGGTTCCGGGCACCTCAGCGCTCGACGACGACGGCCGTCTCCAGCGCGGGCACGGTGAGCAGCGCCGACACGTCCTGCCCGCGGAGCAGTTCACGGCCGAGGGCAGGCACGTCGACGTCATGGGTCGTGTGGTTGATGACGAAGAGGAAGCTGCTGCCGTCGTCGCCGTGCCGGCGTACGGCTTCCACGCCCTGCGGCAGGCCGGCGACGGCCGGCGTCACGCCCGCCTCGGCGAGGAGGGCGTCGACGACGCCTGCGACCCCGTCGTCGTCGGGGCGGGTCGCGACGTACCAGGCGTGGCCGCGGCCGGCGCTGTTGCGGGTGACGGCAGGGAGTCCGGCGAGAGGGCCGTCGGCCCAGGTGCGTACCGCCTCGGCCCCTTCGAGGTGGGTCTTCTCGCTCCACAGATCGGCCCGCGTGCCGTCGTCCAGGGTGAGCACCTCGTCCTCCTGGAGCGGATGGAACTCCTCGGAGCGCACGCCGAGCAGCTCACGGAAGGCGCCGGGGTAGCCGCCGAGCCGCACATGGTCGTGCTCGTCCACGATGCCGCTGAAGAAGGTGATGAGGACACTGGCCCCGGCGTGCGCGGCCTCGGCGACACGTGCGGCGTCCTGGTCGTCGACGGTGTACAGGGTGGGGACGACCAGAGCCCGGTAGCCGGCGAGATCCGCCTTGGGGGACACGATGTCGACGGTGATCCCCCGCAGCCACAGTGCGCGGTACCAGCGCATCACCTCGTCCAGGTAGCCGAGGGCCTGGGTGGGGTGGCCCTCCATCTCGGAGGCCCACCAGGAGGGGTAGTCGAAGACGAGGGCGATCTCCGCGGTGACCCGGCTCCCCCGGACCGGCGCCAGGGCCCGGAGCCGCCGGCCCAGCTCCACGGTGTTGCGCCATACGTCGGAGTCGCGTCCGGCGTGCGGGAGCATGGCCGAGTGGTACTTCTCGGCTCCCGCCGCGGACTGCCGCCACTGGAAGAACATCACGGCGTCGGCGCCCCGTGCCACGTGGGTGAGCGAGTTGCGCACCATCTGACCGGTGCGCTTGGAGCCGTTGCGGGGCTGCCAGTTGACCGCCGACGTGGAGTGTTCCATCAGCATCCACGGTGCCCCTCCCGCGACGCCGCGGCTGAGGTCGGCGCTGAACGCGAGGCCGATATGCGCCTCGGGGTCGCGGGAGACGAGGTAGTGGTCGTTGGCCACCACGTCCATGTCGCCGGACCAGGAGAAGTAGTCCACCCACTTGTTGGCGGTGGTCATCATGAAGTTCGTCGTCGTCGGCACGTGCGGGGTGATCTCGCGCAATACGTCCCGAAGGGCCCGGTAGTGGACGAGCTGCTCGTCGGAGGAGAAGCGTGCGAAGTCCAGCTGCTGCGTCGGGTTGACGAACGTGGGGGCGGCTCTCGGCGGCAGGATCTCCTCGAAGGAGTCGTAGCGCTGGGCCCAGAAGGCCGTTGCCCAAGCGGTGTTGAGAGCCTGGACGGTGCCGTAGCGACTGCGGAGCCATCCGCGGAACGCTTCGGCGGAGGCGTCCGAGAAGTCGTGCGGCACATGGCATCCGAGCTCGTTGTCGACGTGCCACACGGCCAGTGCGGGATGGTCCCCGTAGCGCTCGGCCATCCGGCGGGTCATACGGCAGGCGTAGTCGCGGAACACAGGCGAGGAGACCGCGTAGGACTGCCTGGAGCCCTGGTGGAGGACGGTGCCGTCGGCGAGTTCGGGCAGGATCTCCGGGTGCTTGCGCGTCAGCCACGGGGGCGGCGACGCCGTGGCGGTGGCCAGGGCGACCCCTATGCCCGCCGCGTGCAACCGGTCGAGCACCGCGTCCAGCCAACCGAAATCGAACTCGCCTTCACGCGGCTCCAGTTGCGCCCAGGAGAAGATGGCGACGCTGACGAGGCCGACGCCGGCCTCCCGCATCAGCTCCACGTCCTCCAGCTGGACGTCCACCGGCCACTGCTCGGGGTTGTAGTCGCCCCCGTAGGCGATCCCGGCGGTGCGCAGCGGCCAGGCGCGGTTTTCGGTCGTCATTGCGGTCCATCCTCCTGTGGGCAGCCGGGATCGCCTTCCCGTGCCTGGTGGTGTGCCGTGCGGCGGGCTCGCCGGCGCACGGGAGATCTGCTCGGCGCGCCGGTTCGGAGGCTGCGGATTGCAACGTTTCAACCGAGCTCGTCATGGATCTCACGACGCTGTCTCCGTCGACC
The DNA window shown above is from Streptomyces sp. Alt3 and carries:
- a CDS encoding ATP-binding protein, encoding MSQLRAPDARPERREGGRHGRPGGRSHSATSRPRAAQPAPDGRLRPQLMRTALLPTVAALLSGAAAVIFTVRASGVRPSGSLLAALGGSGALAVAAVAAAFLGAGRVSTAVLDRALTLRRTGAQHQAELQRLVEQIRDGEPLPARRATPPAAADADAFDLLDQEMNRAQDSAVAAVVEASQLFRSNGDEQKVEVFVNLARRLQSLVHREIQILDELENQVEDPDLLKGLFHVDHLATRIRRHAENLAVLGGAVSRRQWSSPVTMTEVLRSAIAEVEQYPRVKLVPPIDGTLRGHAVADVIHLLAELVENATVFSAPHTQVLLRAQRVTAGLALEVEDRGLGMPGPEQKRMNTLLADPDQVNVAHLLQDGRIGLFVVASLARRHGIAVRLQSNIYGGTQAVLVLPEVLLGIDIEATTALDTAPAPSPEAVHLPPAQSTAPPVEPQVTAEPPLRPERTPGRDVQGGAPPLPLRAERVDRPNLAASPPVARTVGTTQPAPSPVPAPFDGPVPPAGEVETAPPPTPAAAPAAETVPARPQLPRRSNQEHLVPQLREAPVRRTEDENVLHDPGLMAAFRRGVDLAEAQTAEEPETTDPYGAPGAGPAAGPALTVGAQRSHGLAPLPFRAPSTTAPVGSERTGPGHRTPQTPEPDPRTGHTFKE
- a CDS encoding beta-galactosidase; this translates as MTTENRAWPLRTAGIAYGGDYNPEQWPVDVQLEDVELMREAGVGLVSVAIFSWAQLEPREGEFDFGWLDAVLDRLHAAGIGVALATATASPPPWLTRKHPEILPELADGTVLHQGSRQSYAVSSPVFRDYACRMTRRMAERYGDHPALAVWHVDNELGCHVPHDFSDASAEAFRGWLRSRYGTVQALNTAWATAFWAQRYDSFEEILPPRAAPTFVNPTQQLDFARFSSDEQLVHYRALRDVLREITPHVPTTTNFMMTTANKWVDYFSWSGDMDVVANDHYLVSRDPEAHIGLAFSADLSRGVAGGAPWMLMEHSTSAVNWQPRNGSKRTGQMVRNSLTHVARGADAVMFFQWRQSAAGAEKYHSAMLPHAGRDSDVWRNTVELGRRLRALAPVRGSRVTAEIALVFDYPSWWASEMEGHPTQALGYLDEVMRWYRALWLRGITVDIVSPKADLAGYRALVVPTLYTVDDQDAARVAEAAHAGASVLITFFSGIVDEHDHVRLGGYPGAFRELLGVRSEEFHPLQEDEVLTLDDGTRADLWSEKTHLEGAEAVRTWADGPLAGLPAVTRNSAGRGHAWYVATRPDDDGVAGVVDALLAEAGVTPAVAGLPQGVEAVRRHGDDGSSFLFVINHTTHDVDVPALGRELLRGQDVSALLTVPALETAVVVER